From Excalfactoria chinensis isolate bCotChi1 chromosome 4, bCotChi1.hap2, whole genome shotgun sequence, one genomic window encodes:
- the LAMTOR3 gene encoding ragulator complex protein LAMTOR3, giving the protein MADDLKRFLYKKLPSVEGLHAIVVSDRDGVPVIKVANDNAPEHALRPGFLSTFALATDQGSKLGLSKNKSIICYYNTYQVVQFNRLPLVVSFIASSNANTGLIVSLEKELTPLFEELRQVVEVS; this is encoded by the exons ATGGCCGAT GACCTGAAGAGGTTCCTCTACAAGAAGCTGCCGAG cgTCGAAGGTCTCCACGCTATTGTGGTGTCGGACAGAGACGGCGTGCCTGTCATCAAAG TTGCCAACGATAACGCACCAGAACATGCCCTACGACCTGGCTTTCTGTCCACGTTTGCCCTTGCAACGGATCAGGGCAGTAAGCTGGGACTTTCCAAGAACAAAAGTATCATCTGTTACTACAACACGTACCAG GTGGTGCAGTTCAATCGCTTACCTTTGGTAGTGAGCTTCATTGCTAGCAGCAACGCCAATACTG GGCTGATTGTAAGTTTGGAGAAGGAGCTCACGCCCTTGTTTGAAGAACTAAGGCAGGTTGTTGAAGTTTCTTAA